The following proteins are co-located in the Triticum aestivum cultivar Chinese Spring chromosome 1A, IWGSC CS RefSeq v2.1, whole genome shotgun sequence genome:
- the LOC123045471 gene encoding uncharacterized protein At1g03900: MASLPEEEEAFEHTLLVVREVSVFKIPPRTTSGGYKCGEWLQTDKIWTGRLRVVSCGDRCEIRLEDPGSGDLFAACFVLPGQRDSAVETVLDSSRYFVLRIEDGRGKHAFVGLGFGERNEAFDFNVALSDHEKYVKREQDKETGGEEADDSQIDIHPAVNRRLKEGETIRINVKNKPSTGSGMLSSAGLSGGATEKPKASMLLAPPPGATGKLRSPLPPPPNDSASARMSSGPNAGTRASKEPTKKSIDPFSDISALERSLPSSTELGQTKSTGAGWAAF; this comes from the exons ATGGCGTCgttgccagaggaggaggaggccttcGAGCACACGCTGCTGGTGGTGCGCGAGGTGTCGGTGTTCAAGATCCCGCCGCGCACCACCAGCGGCGGCTACAAGTGCGGCGAGTGGCTGCAGACGGACAAGATCTGGACGGGCCGCCTCCGCGTGGTGTCGTGCGGCGACCGCTGCGAGATCCGGCTCGAGGACCCGGGCTCCGGGGACCTCTTCGCCGCCTGCTTCGTGCTGCCGGGCCAGAGGGACAGCGCCGTCGAGACCGTGCTCGACTCGTCGCGCTACTTCGTGCTCCGCATCGAGGACGGCAGGGGGAAGCACGCCTTCGTCGGCCTGGGCTTCGGCGAGCGCAATGAGGCCTTCGACTTCAACGTCGCCCTGTCGGATCACGAGAAGTATGTCAAGAGAGAGCAAGACAAGGAGACCGGTGGCGAGGAGGCAGACGATAGCCAGATTGACATCCACCCGGCGGTGAATCGCCGGCTCAAG GAAGGTGAAACCATTAGGATAAACGTGAAAAACAAGCCATCAACTGGAAGTGGCATGCTTTCCTCTGCTGGCTTATCTGGTGGGGCCACTGAAAAACCTAAAGCAAGCATGCTCCTTGCACCACCGCCAGGTGCAACCGGGAAGCTTCGGTCTCCGCTCCCACCTCCCCCTAATGACTCTGCATCTGCAAGAATGAGTTCTGGACCCAATGCTGGAACCAGGGCCTCAAAAGAACCTACCAAGAAAAGCATCGACCCCTTTTCAGATATTTCTGCTCTAGAG CGAAGCCTACCCTCATCGACCGAACTGGGACAAACAAAAAGCACCGGTGCCGGATGGGCAGCATTTTGA
- the LOC123045462 gene encoding serine/threonine-protein kinase tricornered, giving the protein MDSARSWFNKLQTREKSIGKKKDMPPSGKEGTDEAPSSATKQRVAAAKQYIEKHYKEQMKHLQDRKERRYSFERKLADANVSEEEQNNILKQFEKKETEYMRLQRHKMSAEDFDLLTMIGKGAFGEVRICREKTTRNVYAMKKLKKSEMLRRGQVEHVRAERNLLAEVDHHCIVKLYCSFQDNEFLYLIMEYLPGGDMMTLLMRKDTLTEDEARFYVGETVLAIEAIHKHNYIHRDIKPDNLLLDRYGHLRLSDFGLCKPLDYAAFPDLNEKDVTPNRTSSAHGDGRQQTTPKRTQQEQLEHWQKNRRTLAYSTVGTPDYIAPEVLLKKGYGMECDWWSLGAIMYEMLVGYPPFYSDEPMTTCRKIVNWRTHLKFPEEARLTLDAKDLISRLLCSVDQRLGTKGAEEIKEHIWFNEVDWEKLYETEAAYLPQVTDELDTQNFEKFEESSDHSQASSKTGPWRKMLSSKDLNFVGYTYKNFELVNDDEVLEMAGLKKKEKAKRPNIMSLFDEPEGEEEQQAATEDDDDGEGSVRNRKTEPEPELTRSLSLPPPSADKPNLALPMD; this is encoded by the exons ATGGATTCTGCGAGGAGCTGGTTCAACAAGCTCCAAACGAGGGAGAAATCCATCGGCAAGAAGAAAGATATGCCTCCAAGTGGCAAGGAAGGGACCGATGAAGCACCTTCCAGCGCGACGAAGCAAAGGGTCGCCGCGGCAAAACAGTACATCGAGAAGCACTACAAGGAGCAGATGAAACATCTACAGGACAGGAAAGAGAG ACGGTATAGTTTTGAAAGGAAGCTAGCAGATGCCAATGTGTCCGAGGAGGAGCAGAACAACATCCTGAAGCAATTTGAGAAGAAGGAGACAGAGTACATGCGTTTGCAGAGGCACAAAATGAGTGCCGAGGATTTTGACCTGCTGACAATGATAGGGAAAGGAGCATTTGGTGAG GTTAGGATCTGCAGAGAGAAGACCACACGGAATGTCTACGCAATGAAGAAACTCAAGAAGTCAGAAATGCTTCGCCGAGGTCAG GTTGAGCATGTCAGAGCCGAAAGGAACCTCCTTGCCGAAGTGGACCACCATTGCATTGTGAAGCTGTATTGTTCTTTCCAAGATAACGAATTTCTGTATCTCATAATGGAGTACCTTCCTGGAGGCGACATGATGACATTGCTGATGAGAAAAGACACGTTGACCGAGGATGAGGCTAGGTTCTATGTCGGCGAAACGGTTCTCGCAATAGAAGCAATCCACAAGCACAACTACATCCACAG AGATATCAAGCCTGATAATCTGCTCCTAGATAGATATGGCCACTTGAGACTATCCGATTTTGGGCTATGCAAACCGCTTGACTATGCAGCCTTCCCTGACTTGAATGAGAAGGATGTCACGCCTAATAGAACATCATCGGCTCATGGTGATGGAAGGCAGCAAACTACGCCGAAACGCACACAGCAAGAGCAGCTGGAGCACTGGCAAAAAAACAGAAGAACTTTG GCTTACTCCACTGTTGGTACACCCGACTACATTGCTCCAGAAGTTCTTCTGAAGAAAGGTTATGGGATGGAGTGCGATTG GTGGTCACTTGGtgctatcatgtatgaaatgctaGTGGGGTATCCCCCATTCTACTCGGACGAACCTATGACAACTTGCAGAAAG ATTGTGAACTGGAGAACTCACCTTAAATTTCCGGAAGAAGCACGGCTAACGCTGGATGCAAAAGATCTAATAAGTAGACTCTTATGCAGCGTTGACCAACGCCTTGGTACAAAAGGTGCAGAGGAAATTAAG GAGCACATCTGGTTTAATGAAGTAGACTGGGAGAAATTGTATGAAACCGAAGCTGCATATTTACCTCAAGTAACGGATGAGTTGGACACTCAGAATTTTGAGAAATTTGAAGAG TCTTCGGATCATTCTCAAGCTTCATCAAAGACAGGCCCTTGGAGGAAG ATGCTTTCATCAAAGGACTTGAATTTCGTGGGCTATACTTACAAGAACTTTGAACTTGTGAATGATGATGAAGTTCTTGAAATGG CTGgtctgaagaagaaggagaaggcgaagagACCAAACATCATGTCCCTCTTCG ATGAGCCTGAAGGAGAGGAGGAGCAGCAAGCGGCcaccgaagacgacgacgacggtgaAGGCAGCGTCCGGAACCGGAAGACGGAGCCCGAGCCCGAGCTGACAAGGAGCCTCAGCTTGCCGCCCCCCTCCGCCGACAAGCCCAACCTCGCCTTGCCAATGGATTAA